The following are encoded together in the Variovorax sp. PBS-H4 genome:
- a CDS encoding GxxExxY protein, with product MADDFQNTDFSHEIIGAAIEVQRVLGVGLPAEVYAAALEIELAEREIGFVRDVPVSASYKGRSLGEVCRVGFVVEQSVVVEVRAVDALTELHRAQAQAAVRLSGLPLGLLVNFNVFPVVKGVHRIGAKP from the coding sequence ACGACTTCCAGAACACCGATTTCTCGCACGAGATCATCGGTGCCGCCATCGAGGTGCAACGGGTGCTCGGCGTCGGCCTGCCGGCCGAGGTGTACGCCGCCGCGCTGGAGATCGAGCTCGCCGAGCGCGAGATCGGCTTCGTGCGGGACGTGCCGGTGTCTGCGAGCTACAAGGGCCGCTCGCTCGGCGAGGTCTGCCGCGTGGGCTTCGTGGTCGAGCAGTCGGTCGTGGTCGAGGTGCGGGCGGTCGACGCTTTGACGGAACTGCATCGCGCCCAGGCGCAGGCCGCGGTGCGGCTGTCGGGGCTGCCGTTGGGCTTGCTCGTCAATTTCAACGTGTTCCCGGTGGTCAAGGGCGTGCAC